From one Lotus japonicus ecotype B-129 chromosome 3, LjGifu_v1.2 genomic stretch:
- the LOC130743551 gene encoding uncharacterized protein LOC130743551 — protein sequence MVRSKRHGRKAPSAAAHPSASLESIPQHSEPIRQLSEPILQQSEPIPQQSEPIPQQSEPIPQQSAIPQQSEPRSDAVQNQPRRRRGGSESTQPHKKTPTRYWTVDLIGEDGVVTKASLRVKDLRYDLPGGKKIVVEWNRNCQPVGDSGGLLGGYLGELASNASKFPINFVNWHKVSSTHKNHVWNDSIKKKFIVNEEGHRKYILENLGKKWRDSRARMYADCFREQNTWEQNLEACPDGVPLEQWVSFLEYRASEKAKKYSEKNTANRLKQTVPHTLGTMTIARKKHELETQTGRSYSRVELYSITHKRSDGSFVNDEAREKMEQLEMAIDNNMSEEEAFTTIIGKEHYGRVRGMGFGVCPSQVLEGFGGSSSGSSSSQVTQLQSELEAERARVDALEKALEKEVTKFKSMEEQLAFLMQHVIGHGFNQVSDVGSPNEVRRSSSASHQPVNNGPST from the exons aTGGTTAGATCAAAGAGGCATGGTCGCAAGGCTCCTTCTGCAGCAGCACATCCATCAGCGAGCCTTGAGTCTATACCTCAGCACAGTGAGCCTATACGTCAGCTCAGTGAGCCTATACTTCAGCAAAGTGAGCCCATACCTCAGCAAAGTGAGCCCATACCTCAGCAAAGTGAGCCCATACCTCAGCAAAGTGCTATACCTCAGCAAAGTGAGCCTAGAAGTGATGCAGTCCAAAATCAGCCACGTAGACGACGTGGAGGGTCTGAATCCACACAACCTCATAAGAAAACACCTACGAGATATTGGACAGTGGACCTTATTG GCGAGGATGGGGTTGTGACAAAAGCTAGCTTGCGAGTAAAAGATTTGCGTTATGACCTTCCTGGAGGTAAGAAAATTGTGGTTGAATGGAATAGGAATTGTCAACCGGTTGGAGATTCTGGAGGCCTTTTGGGGGGTTATCTAGGGGAGCTTGCATCTAATGCCTCTAAGTTTCCTATCAATTTTGTGAATTGGCATAAAGTTTCTAGCACACACAAGAACCATGTGTGGAATGATAGCATAAAG AAAAAATTCATAGTGAATGAAGAAGGacatagaaaatatatattggAAAATTTGGGGAAAAAATGGAGGGACAGCCGCGCTCGAATGTATGCTGATTGTTTTAGAGAACAGAATACTTGGGAACAAAACCTTGAGGCGTGCCCTGATGGTGTTCCCTTGGAGCAATGGGTTTCTTTCTTAGAGTATCGTGCCTCTGAAAAAGCTAAG AAGTATTCTGAGAAAAATACTGCAAACAGACTCAAGCAAACAGTCCCTCACACTCTTGGGACAATGACAATTGCAAGAAAAAAACATGAGTTG GAAACACAAACTGGAAGATCATACAGTAGAGTTGAGTTGTATTCCATTACCCATAAGAGAAGCGATGGATCTTTTGTCAATGATGAGGCTAGAGAAAAAATG GAACAACTTGAGATGGCTATTGATAACAATATGTCTGAAGAAGAAGCTTTCACGACTATAATTGGAAAAGAACACTATGGGCGTGTGCGAGGCATGGGCTTTGGTGTTTGCCCCTCTCAAGTCCTCGAAGGTTTTGGGGGCTCATCATCCGGCAGTTCCTCATCACAAGTTACTCAGCTGCAATCAGAGTTAGAAGCAGAACGTGCTAGAGTTGATGCTTTGGAAAAAGCTTTGGAAAAAGAAGTCACAAAGTTTAAGAGTATGGAGGAACAACTTGCATTTCTTATGCAGCATGTCATTGGCCATGGATTTAATCAG GTTAGCGATGTAGGCTCCCCGAATGAAGTAAGGCGATCTTCATCCGCCAGTCATCAACCTGTAAACAATGGACCATCTACTTAG